One stretch of Macrobrachium nipponense isolate FS-2020 chromosome 16, ASM1510439v2, whole genome shotgun sequence DNA includes these proteins:
- the LOC135195766 gene encoding uncharacterized protein LOC135195766 isoform X1 has translation MPFHTFIKIFGLRFGRFTMARLKVFLFLMLMVSVPTNCEDTSGELEQQSDSGSNGSVDSKSNEGKIPTPAEIEEFLKDLLRKYEGLHIPALPTFTFDNGGGISAALSVSDIMLNGLLDLKVNLKLSLNKLTITATFNKVYLDVGRYSSGGHLLNLPFAGEGPLLIAIHKLKIGVEVDFKKSIDRGVCVGDIYGLSTKLILDQRRLEVKFSNMNPGGDQGQLINLVLSSFGPDILDYLKILLTGKDKEVADRIVVDVRQHGALSWLGSATIPWITETKWPNT, from the exons ATGCCCTTTCATACCTTCATCAAAATCTTTGGGCTTAGATTTGGAA GATTCACAATGGCCAGACTGAAGGTTTTCCTGTTCCTTATGCTAATGGTATCAGTCCCCACGAACTGCGAAGACACCAGTGGAGAACTCGAACAACAATCAGACTCAG GATCAAACGGCAGCGTGGATAGTAAGAGTAACGAAGGCAAAATTCCAACGCCTGCTGAGATTGAAGAATTTCTAAAAGATCTCCTGAGGAAGTATGAAGGTCTCCATATTCCTGCTCTGCCGACGTTTACATTTGACAATGGAGGTGGTATCAG CGCTGCCCTCTCCGTATCCGATATAATGCTGAATGGGCTTCTTGATTTGAAAGTCAATTTGAAATTAAGTTTAAATAAACTCACAATTACAGCGACTTTTAACAAAGTGTACCTAGACGTGGGTCGCTATAGCTCTGGTGGACATCTCTTGAACTTACCTTTCGCTGGAGAAGGACCTTTGCT GATTGCAATCCACAAGTTGAAGATTGGAGTGGAAGTCGACTTTAAAAAGAGTATTGATAGAGGAGTTTGTGTTGGAGACATCTATGGCTTATCCACCAAGCTGATTTTAGACCAGCGGCGGTTGGAG GTCAAGTTCTCGAACATGAATCCAGGAGGAGACCAGGGACAACTCATCAACCTAGTCCTGTCCTCTTTTGGGCCCGACATCCTGGATTACCTGAAAATCCTGCTGACTGGCAAGGACAAGGAGGTTGCCGACAGGATTGTTGTGGATGTCCGTCAACACGGCGCTCTGTCCTGGCTGGGGTCAGCAACAATCCCCTGGATAACAGAGACGAAATGGCCGAATACTTGA
- the LOC135195766 gene encoding uncharacterized protein LOC135195766 isoform X2, with product MARLKVFLFLMLMVSVPTNCEDTSGELEQQSDSGSNGSVDSKSNEGKIPTPAEIEEFLKDLLRKYEGLHIPALPTFTFDNGGGISAALSVSDIMLNGLLDLKVNLKLSLNKLTITATFNKVYLDVGRYSSGGHLLNLPFAGEGPLLIAIHKLKIGVEVDFKKSIDRGVCVGDIYGLSTKLILDQRRLEVKFSNMNPGGDQGQLINLVLSSFGPDILDYLKILLTGKDKEVADRIVVDVRQHGALSWLGSATIPWITETKWPNT from the exons ATGGCCAGACTGAAGGTTTTCCTGTTCCTTATGCTAATGGTATCAGTCCCCACGAACTGCGAAGACACCAGTGGAGAACTCGAACAACAATCAGACTCAG GATCAAACGGCAGCGTGGATAGTAAGAGTAACGAAGGCAAAATTCCAACGCCTGCTGAGATTGAAGAATTTCTAAAAGATCTCCTGAGGAAGTATGAAGGTCTCCATATTCCTGCTCTGCCGACGTTTACATTTGACAATGGAGGTGGTATCAG CGCTGCCCTCTCCGTATCCGATATAATGCTGAATGGGCTTCTTGATTTGAAAGTCAATTTGAAATTAAGTTTAAATAAACTCACAATTACAGCGACTTTTAACAAAGTGTACCTAGACGTGGGTCGCTATAGCTCTGGTGGACATCTCTTGAACTTACCTTTCGCTGGAGAAGGACCTTTGCT GATTGCAATCCACAAGTTGAAGATTGGAGTGGAAGTCGACTTTAAAAAGAGTATTGATAGAGGAGTTTGTGTTGGAGACATCTATGGCTTATCCACCAAGCTGATTTTAGACCAGCGGCGGTTGGAG GTCAAGTTCTCGAACATGAATCCAGGAGGAGACCAGGGACAACTCATCAACCTAGTCCTGTCCTCTTTTGGGCCCGACATCCTGGATTACCTGAAAATCCTGCTGACTGGCAAGGACAAGGAGGTTGCCGACAGGATTGTTGTGGATGTCCGTCAACACGGCGCTCTGTCCTGGCTGGGGTCAGCAACAATCCCCTGGATAACAGAGACGAAATGGCCGAATACTTGA